The DNA window AAATTATAAATTCCCCACTCATCATTTAAGAAGTTACCAAGGTTTCTAATTGTAAAGAACACAGATGATTGGTCGTTAGTTCTTAGACCTGGGAGCATTTGCTCAAATTTAAAGTTGAGCCTTGCATACCAAGGTGAGTAATGTTGACCTCTATCAACAAATGCACCTCTTTCAAAACCATAAGAATCCATTGTTGCAAAGAAAGCATCTGTATCGAAGCCATCAGCAAAAACCACGTTTGGATCATTAGGTCCTGTAGGGACATATAGAAGCATATTATCACCATCACCGTCTAACGCATCACCTCTCATATCTGGATAACCATTAAAGACAAAACTATATGGTCTACCTTTGTTATGACTCCAAGTTAAACTAAACCTTGATTCAAGATCAGCAAAAAGAGTTGGAGACCATCTCATATAAGCAGACATTCTTTCAGGTATTTCAAATTGTGAAACACCCAATGAAGGATTATCTCTGTCTACATCATTAAAGTATGTCCAGCTACTGTATCCCACTGAAGAATTCATTGGGTTACCCACTAGTGCCTCAACTTCTGCATATCCAACGCTTAGGAAGAGATCTTGCTCTGCCCACTCTTTTGAAAATCCAACAGCCAAAGATGTGTATTCACCCTCTGTAGATTGGTTACTATACTCAAGGTTGTTATAACCAGCACCAGGTTTTTTGTCATAAATAGGTACTCCTGCAAAGTCGCTACCAAGATTTATTAATTCACCAGTATGCACATAAGGAGCATTTACACTTCTTCCAGAAATATAATCTACATAAAATCCAATATCATCTATGAGCAATCCATCTGCAAGATCAAGATCGAATGAACCTCTTAAGCCAAATGATGTTTTAATATTCTTTGGAATTTTAAAGTTTGGATCTAGGTAGTCACTGTAAAAACCAACACCACCACTTGTAACTCTATCAAGCAGAGCACATGGAATACCGTATCCTGGTCCAGTTTTACCTGTTACAGGGTTAGTACAAAGCGCATCAGTTAGAAGGTTTGTGTTTCTAGCATTAAACTGTAATCCTTTAACACCGTCATTACTTACTGTGTTAGATAACCACACATTTGGATATCCACCTGTAAACACCCCGTGACCAACATAGGCAGAAACTCTATCTGTTAAATCAAAATTAACTGAGAGTCTTGGCATAGTTAGTTCTAGACCGTCGATAGTATTACAGTTTCCATATCCATATGCAGCAATAAAGTATGCAGCATTTTCACAGTTTGAAGTTTGTTGGTATGACTCATGTCTTACACCGATAGATGCTGACACTCTGTCATTAATTTCTACATCATCTTGTAAAAATAATGTTGTAATACCATAGCCCCAAACAGCGGCTGAATCTTTTGGATCTAAACTCTGTGAGTTACCGTAATAAGCTCTAACATCACCTGCTTCAAAAGCATCAATACCACCGTAAACTCTGTATTCACCACCTCTTGAATGTGGAACAAATATATTAAATATATCTTGATCTTCTTGCTCCATTCCAAATTTGAATAAATGATTGTTTACTAAGTATTCTCCTTTGAACGATAAGGTTGTATTTTCCCATGACATTTGGTTTGCTTGTCTTGAGTCGTCAGTACCACTCAGATAAACACTTCCAACACCACCAACATTGTAGATTCTAAATTCTCCAAAATCAGGGTCTTCACTTACAGCTAGCTGTCTATTTGCTAAGTCTCTATACCCTATTCTTATTTCGGTGCTGAAGTCATCAGTCCATTGTGAGAAAACTTTGGTTTGAAAATTTTGTAATTCGTGACCTCTTTCATAGAAATGTGACTCAAATACTGGAGTCCATGAATCAGCTGGAGTAATTTCAAATCCATCGTTGTAATTTAAAACAACTTCAGCTCTGTGTTGATCACTAATGAAATAGTCAAATTTAGCAAGTAGCTTTACATCTTCACTTGGAGATCCTTTTGAAAGACCACCAGGATCAAATCCATAAACATCCTTTGCAATTTGTCTAATTCTATTAAAGTCAGCCTCTGACAGCCAAGAAGACTCATTTGCTTGTCCAGAGCCTACGTAACCTCTTTCATATGGATCAAAGTCATCGTACTGTTCGAAAGCAACAAAGTAATAAAGATTTTCAACTTCCGGAACTTTACCACCAAGAGTGAAACCATATTTAGTTTCTTCGTATGGGTTAATAGTTAAGGAATCTCCTTCAAGTGAATCAGCTTGCAGACTATCATCAACAAACTCATAGAAGAATTTACCACTAGTTGTATCAGAACCAGACCTTGTTACAGCATTAACAACACAAGCTGCAAAACCACCATACATAACATCATATGGCGCGAACTCAACAGAAACTTGCTCAATTGCATCATATGAGAATGGCATTCTAGAAGTTGGATAACCATTACTGTTCAATCCAAATCCGTCGTTTAATCCAATCCCATCAACTGAGAGAGCGTTGTATCTAGGGTTTGATCCATTACAGTTAAAACCTCTGTATGACTGACTTTCGTCTACAAAAATACGTGGGTCTTGGGTAATAACATCTTTAATATCTCTATCCCAAGCTGGAGCTGCTTCAATATCAGCTAGATTAAAAACCGTACTTGGTCCAGGAGCTACATTTCGAGTAATCAAACTTGCAGTTGCCACTACCTCATCTGTTGCTTCTAGAACAACATTAAGACTTAGAGCTGCACCAACACTTAAAAAGACATCGTTATATCTTTTAGTACCTTGCGCAGAAGCAACCACAATACTATATGGTCCTCCAGACTTTAAGTTTGATACTACAAAGTATCCATCACTGTTTGAGGAAGCTTTTGCTTCTGCATTCGTAGGTACATATACCACTGATACAGACGCCCCCCCTACAGAGTTTCCACTTGAATCAGAAACAAATCCTTTAACATCAGATGTAGTTTCTTGAGAATACACAGAAAGCGATATGAATATCGCCATAAACGATAAGAGTATTTTTTTCATTTAGAATCCTCGCATAAAAGCGTTTATATAAACCTTATCTTATTACATAAATGTGACAATTTACAAAGAAAATTGAAAACGTTTTACTTAAGTGGAATAAATTCGAAATTTACGTATTTTTTTAGAGCTTCTGGAACTATTAAACCCTTATTATCATCAAAATAATTTTCCATAATAGCCACTAAACATCTGCCTACAGCTAAACCAGAGCCATTAATTGTGTGAGCTAAAATTTTTTCTTTTTCGTCTTTAATCTTTATATTCATTCTTCTAGCTTGAAAGTCTGTAAAATTAGAACAAGAGGATATCTCCCTAAATGTTTCTTGGCTAGGCAGCCAAACCTCAATGTCGATGGTTTTAGAAGCTGAAAAACCTAAATCACCTGTACACAATTCAACATGCCTATATGAAATTTCAAGCATATCGAGAATAGAGGATGCATGAGAGATTAAACTATTTAATGCGTTGTTAGATTTACTTGGATGAACAATTTGAACTAATTCAACTTTTTCAAATTGATGTTGTCTGATCATGCCTCTAGTATCCTTTCCATAACTTCCTGCTTCTGATCTGTAGCATGGAGTGTGTGCAGTAACCATTACCGGCAATTCATCTACTGCTAATTGTTTATCTCTAAAAAGATTTGTTAAAGGTACTTCTGCAGTGGGGATCAAATATTTTTCTTCATTTTCTACTTTAAAAGAATCATCCGCAAACTTAGGCAGTTGACCAGTTCCAAATAAAGAATTCGAATTTACAATATGAGGAACATAACATTCTTGATAATTATTTTTCATAGCTTCATCTAACATTAATTGAATTAATGCTCTATGCATTTGCGCCAGCTTGTCCTTGAGAACTACAAATCTTGGCCCTGCGACTTTTGTTGCATCATCAAAATTTATACAATCAATTTTTTCACCTATTTCAACGTGATCTAAATTAGTTTTTGGGTTCTTGAACTCTTTTCTATGGACTTCAACATTATCTTCTTCACTACTTCCATTCGGACATTTCTCGTGGGGTATATTTGGGATCAATGAAAGATTTTTATTTACTTTTTCATCTATTTCTTCAAATGATTTTTCTAATTTAGTTAGATTAGTAGATAATTCATCTGACCTTTTTTCTTGTTCTGATGAATTAGATTTATTTTTTTTTAACTCACCAATTTCTTTTGAAACTTGTTTCTTTTGATTTCTAAGTTCTTCAATCTCAATTTGTAATGAATTCTTTTTTTCATAATCTAAAACAATAGTGCTTAGATCGAAGTTCTCACCTCTAGAGTTAATTTTCTTTTCAATATCTTTAAGATTGTTTTTAAGTAGCTTTAAATCAATCATAAAACTTCCCTGGAGCCGTTTGAATTCATTGGAGATACGATTCCATTTTCTTCCATAGTTTCTATCAGACGAGCAGCTCTATTGTAGCCAATTCTAAATTTTCTTTGAACTGATGATATTGATGCTCTTCTTGTTTCAACAACAAATTCAACAGCCTGATTGTAAAGTTCATCATCTCCATCAGAATCCTCAAGGTTCTCTATTAATTCAGGTGATTTTATAACCTCCTCAATATAGGTTGGCTGTCCAAGTTCTCTCATTTTTTTTGCAACTCTTTGCACTTCTCCATCGGAAACAAATGCTCCATGGATTCTCTTTGGAATTGAAGTGCCTGGTTCGATGAAAAGCATATCTCCTTTTCCTAGTAATTGTTCTGCTCCACCTTGATCCAGAATAGTTCTGGAATCAACTTTTGAAGAAACTAGAAATGACATTCTAGATGGAATATTTGCTTTGATTAATCCTGTAATTACATCCACTGAGGGTCTTTGGGTAGCTATAGCCAAGTGAATGCCTGATGCTCTTGCTTTCTGTGCAAGCCTTGCAATTAATTGTTCAACTTTCTTACCTGTTACCATCATCAAATCAGCGAGCTCATCTATGACTACCACTATGTATGGAAGTTCTTTAATTTCAGCTTGATTTTCTTCTTCAAGTTGTTGTCTTACATCATCTGAAATAGAGCTAAGGTTAGAAACTTTTTCATTGTATCCCTCTAAACTTCTGACACCTAAAATAGACATAAGTTTATATCTCTTATCCATTTCTTTAACACACCAATTTAATCCGTTAGAAGCTTTCTGCATGTCAGTTATAACCGGAGTTATTAAATGCGGAATATCGTCATAAACTGATAGCTCTAACATCTTTGGATCAATTAATAAAAGTTTCAATTTTTCTGGATCATTGTTTCTTAATAAATTTAACAAGATTGTATTTACTCCAACTGATTTTCCGGAGCCTGTTGTTCCAGCAATAAGCAAATGAGGAAGTTGCTGTAAATTAATTTTTGATGCTTGCCCAGAAATATCTCTACCAACACAAAATTCTAGAGAAGTTAGTTCATTCTGTTTGAACTCTTTCATAATTGAATATAAGGATACAATCTGTCTTTTTGGATTTGGTATCTCAATTCCGATAGTAGATTTGCCTTCTATAACCTCTACAACTCTTACACTTTTGACTGCAAGAGATCTTGCTAGATCATTTGCAATATTTGAAACTTGGCTAGCTTTCGTTCCTGGTGCAAGACTAATTTCAAATCTAGTAATTACTGGCCCAGGCAAATTATTTTCAACATTACCCTCTATTCCAAACTCTCGCAGTTTGATTGTAAGATTTTCTGATAAATCATTTAGATATTCCTCAGTAACTTCTGTCGACATATCTTCTTTTTGATCAAGCAAATCGATAAAATCTTCTCTTTGAACAGGTTTTTCAACAACTTTTTTCTTTACTTCTTTAGGCTTAGCACTAATTGATTTTGATGGTGTTGGTTCAGGAGAGGTTTCAATAGGCTCTTCTCTAACCTCTGGAACTGCAGTCTCTTCTTTATCTTTACTGCTAGGCGATAAAAATGATCTAAGCGCATTAACAATATCTGAGAAAACAAAATATTGAACTAATAAAAAGAATATAAATGAAATTGTGCCTAGCCACATTTTTGGAAGAAAAAGTGACATAGATTCAATAAGATTTAAACCAGCTCTCCCTCCATTGTTTATATCTAAATAATTAAAGTTGTAATAATCAGCAGTAATAAAAGCAGACGCCGAAATACATGCAAGTAGAACTGAAAATAAACCTAAAAGAAATTTATTTATATTGTCTAAAACATGCAAATACGCATCCTTTTCAGAATAATTAAAGAAAAAAAGCAAACCAAAATAAAATAAAATAAACACTAAATAAAATGAAACTAAACCAAAATTGAAAAATAAATTCGTAGAAAATAGTGCACCAAGAAAACCAAAGTTATTTTTAAATTCTTTATCTACAATCAATAAGTCTTCAGTTGTATCAAGGTAAGAAAAGGTTATTAGACTACCAAAAAGAAATAAAGAGAAAATGATTAAAGAAAATCCAAAAAACTCCCTATAAATTCTATCTATTGACATGCTAAGATATTGTAACTAAAAAAACCTAATGTACTCTTTTTTTAAACAAAAATGGCAGAACAATTAATAATTCTCGGTTCAGGACCTGCTGGTTACACTGCTTCTGTATATGCTGCAAGGGCTAATCTAAATCCTGTTTTAATTACTGGCTTAGAGGTTGGTGGACAGCTTACCACTACTACGGAAGTGGAAAATTGGCCAGGTGATCACAACAATCTTCAAGGGCCAGAGCTAATGGATAGAATGAAAGAGCATGCAGAAAAATATAATGTAAGAATAATCAATGATTACATTAAAGCAGTAGATTTCAAAAAAAATCCTTTGTCTCTTACTGGGGAAAAAGAGGAATATGTTTCTGATTCATTAATTATTGCAACAGGAGCTTCGGCAAAATATCTAGGATTAGCATCAGAGAAAGCTTTTTTAGGAAGAGGTGTCAGTGCTTGTGCAACATGCGATGGTTTTTTCTATAAAGACCAAGAGGTTGCTGTTATAGGTGGAGGTAATACAGCTGTTGAAGAGGCTCTTTATTTATCTAATATTTGTTCAAAAGTTAATGTTATTCACCGTAGAGATGAGTTTAGAGCTGAAAAAATCCTACAAGATCGCCTTTTTAAAAAGGTTGAGGAAGGCAAAATAGAACTGGTACTAAACTCAAATCTTGATGAAGTTATTGGAGATGAAGTAGTCAATGCCATTAAAGTTAAAGACAACAATGGAAATTTAAACGAACTAAACGTTCAGGGTGTATTTGTTGCAATTGGTCATAAACCAAACACAGATATATTCGAAGGCCATTTAGATATGGAAGGTGGTTATATCAAAACAAATACTGGATTTAATATTGGATCAACATCAACTTCAGTTCCAGGAGTATTTGCAGCTGGTGATGTTGCAGATTATACCTATAGACAAGCGATAACTAGTGCTGGATTCGGTTGTATGGCGGCTCTTGATGCAGAAAATTATCTTTCAAGTAGTTAAGTAGTATTAACCATGCCACCATCACAAGTAATGGTTTCACCTACTGTGTAAGCTCCCGCTCTTGAACAAAGATAAATGCATAATCCAGCAATATCTTCAGGCGAACCAATTCTTTTGCGGGGATTCATATCCGCAATAAATGAGTAATCGAAATTTACTGCTTTCCCCAACATATGACTATCAAATGGACCTGGAGCAATAGCATTAACAACAATATTTCTTTCCACAAGAATTTTAGCCAGATGCTTC is part of the SAR86 cluster bacterium genome and encodes:
- the trxB gene encoding thioredoxin-disulfide reductase is translated as MAEQLIILGSGPAGYTASVYAARANLNPVLITGLEVGGQLTTTTEVENWPGDHNNLQGPELMDRMKEHAEKYNVRIINDYIKAVDFKKNPLSLTGEKEEYVSDSLIIATGASAKYLGLASEKAFLGRGVSACATCDGFFYKDQEVAVIGGGNTAVEEALYLSNICSKVNVIHRRDEFRAEKILQDRLFKKVEEGKIELVLNSNLDEVIGDEVVNAIKVKDNNGNLNELNVQGVFVAIGHKPNTDIFEGHLDMEGGYIKTNTGFNIGSTSTSVPGVFAAGDVADYTYRQAITSAGFGCMAALDAENYLSSS
- a CDS encoding carboxypeptidase regulatory-like domain-containing protein produces the protein MKKILLSFMAIFISLSVYSQETTSDVKGFVSDSSGNSVGGASVSVVYVPTNAEAKASSNSDGYFVVSNLKSGGPYSIVVASAQGTKRYNDVFLSVGAALSLNVVLEATDEVVATASLITRNVAPGPSTVFNLADIEAAPAWDRDIKDVITQDPRIFVDESQSYRGFNCNGSNPRYNALSVDGIGLNDGFGLNSNGYPTSRMPFSYDAIEQVSVEFAPYDVMYGGFAACVVNAVTRSGSDTTSGKFFYEFVDDSLQADSLEGDSLTINPYEETKYGFTLGGKVPEVENLYYFVAFEQYDDFDPYERGYVGSGQANESSWLSEADFNRIRQIAKDVYGFDPGGLSKGSPSEDVKLLAKFDYFISDQHRAEVVLNYNDGFEITPADSWTPVFESHFYERGHELQNFQTKVFSQWTDDFSTEIRIGYRDLANRQLAVSEDPDFGEFRIYNVGGVGSVYLSGTDDSRQANQMSWENTTLSFKGEYLVNNHLFKFGMEQEDQDIFNIFVPHSRGGEYRVYGGIDAFEAGDVRAYYGNSQSLDPKDSAAVWGYGITTLFLQDDVEINDRVSASIGVRHESYQQTSNCENAAYFIAAYGYGNCNTIDGLELTMPRLSVNFDLTDRVSAYVGHGVFTGGYPNVWLSNTVSNDGVKGLQFNARNTNLLTDALCTNPVTGKTGPGYGIPCALLDRVTSGGVGFYSDYLDPNFKIPKNIKTSFGLRGSFDLDLADGLLIDDIGFYVDYISGRSVNAPYVHTGELINLGSDFAGVPIYDKKPGAGYNNLEYSNQSTEGEYTSLAVGFSKEWAEQDLFLSVGYAEVEALVGNPMNSSVGYSSWTYFNDVDRDNPSLGVSQFEIPERMSAYMRWSPTLFADLESRFSLTWSHNKGRPYSFVFNGYPDMRGDALDGDGDNMLLYVPTGPNDPNVVFADGFDTDAFFATMDSYGFERGAFVDRGQHYSPWYARLNFKFEQMLPGLRTNDQSSVFFTIRNLGNFLNDEWGIYNFQSDHDIVDGQALNDGVDQYYIYRNFRGLRDKGRSGRGSSYLVKIGFSYRF
- a CDS encoding DNA translocase FtsK 4TM domain-containing protein → MSIDRIYREFFGFSLIIFSLFLFGSLITFSYLDTTEDLLIVDKEFKNNFGFLGALFSTNLFFNFGLVSFYLVFILFYFGLLFFFNYSEKDAYLHVLDNINKFLLGLFSVLLACISASAFITADYYNFNYLDINNGGRAGLNLIESMSLFLPKMWLGTISFIFFLLVQYFVFSDIVNALRSFLSPSSKDKEETAVPEVREEPIETSPEPTPSKSISAKPKEVKKKVVEKPVQREDFIDLLDQKEDMSTEVTEEYLNDLSENLTIKLREFGIEGNVENNLPGPVITRFEISLAPGTKASQVSNIANDLARSLAVKSVRVVEVIEGKSTIGIEIPNPKRQIVSLYSIMKEFKQNELTSLEFCVGRDISGQASKINLQQLPHLLIAGTTGSGKSVGVNTILLNLLRNNDPEKLKLLLIDPKMLELSVYDDIPHLITPVITDMQKASNGLNWCVKEMDKRYKLMSILGVRSLEGYNEKVSNLSSISDDVRQQLEEENQAEIKELPYIVVVIDELADLMMVTGKKVEQLIARLAQKARASGIHLAIATQRPSVDVITGLIKANIPSRMSFLVSSKVDSRTILDQGGAEQLLGKGDMLFIEPGTSIPKRIHGAFVSDGEVQRVAKKMRELGQPTYIEEVIKSPELIENLEDSDGDDELYNQAVEFVVETRRASISSVQRKFRIGYNRAARLIETMEENGIVSPMNSNGSREVL
- the serS gene encoding serine--tRNA ligase, giving the protein MIDLKLLKNNLKDIEKKINSRGENFDLSTIVLDYEKKNSLQIEIEELRNQKKQVSKEIGELKKNKSNSSEQEKRSDELSTNLTKLEKSFEEIDEKVNKNLSLIPNIPHEKCPNGSSEEDNVEVHRKEFKNPKTNLDHVEIGEKIDCINFDDATKVAGPRFVVLKDKLAQMHRALIQLMLDEAMKNNYQECYVPHIVNSNSLFGTGQLPKFADDSFKVENEEKYLIPTAEVPLTNLFRDKQLAVDELPVMVTAHTPCYRSEAGSYGKDTRGMIRQHQFEKVELVQIVHPSKSNNALNSLISHASSILDMLEISYRHVELCTGDLGFSASKTIDIEVWLPSQETFREISSCSNFTDFQARRMNIKIKDEKEKILAHTINGSGLAVGRCLVAIMENYFDDNKGLIVPEALKKYVNFEFIPLK